Proteins found in one Verrucomicrobiota bacterium genomic segment:
- a CDS encoding FAD-dependent oxidoreductase, with protein sequence MKHLLLTLIHCAILSVSYAEPVAASLRDIPVLYETDIVVAGGSSAAVAAACAAAQHGAQVVLIAPRPYLGDDLCGQQHLWLAEGELPESELARSLFPDGRVTTPFAVKNALDQALLKRGVRYLTGCYATDLLVDGQGRASGVVMVNRSGSQAIKAKVVIDGTRQALLARQVGAQFRPFTPGEQAFQFTVVGGELQSGPGLLGRKLDIAFKNPNSGRNTNGYPVYEYAAQIPISDSSYASFAHAEQTLRNLVSGVGMLDCSEYALNFPADTLIGERRVESDWPGAARCEVGVFRPKGSSRLYVLSEYADVCAKARPGMMRPLAFLAVGELVGNAAALESKPLTIPAEVRLPGEPAQTGSTSTIGEPRNVMMPTGKTGVIQVGTRVLPVLGDYDVVVVGGGTAGAPAGIGAARCGAKTLVIEYLDELGGVGTAGLIGSYWYGNRNGFTKEIEAATSGEKRWSLARKAGWNVIQKSEWLRRELLKSNADIWFNSFGCGALLENGKVTGVVVVTPFGRGVVRAKTVIDATGNADIADCAGAETQFGVAAGGMLSVQLAGYPHRNLGDNGNNTCYAMVDDTSVWDIWHLMTWARTQRDKAAPYDMGQLLDSRERRRIVADYMLTTPDILNHRSFPDTISHHKSNFDAAAFPTSPMLLVKDMKGPAYEVDLPYRSLLPKGLDGILVTGLGAGAERDAMTLIRMQSDLQNQGYAAGVAAATASANGGQTRAIDIKKLQQQLVAQGILDERVLTNKDSYPMNQAAIEKAVADVSGMSREIKQTRTITDPFIFSLAVIMAHPDSSRPHLQQAHHASTAAEKKLTYAIILGILGDKTGAPTLIASLENAKGWDKGFGLTSHRESDNTFSELDRQIIALGFSGAPEGLTAIVAKLKLLKPDSELSHYIAIAMALRHYDHPKNATEPLARLLNAPGFTGHVMTNAIELPAGKVVKRDLATTLPDTSLNAAFKELLIAGMLVHCGDQASMGRKILEQYRGGIGGHFARYAQYVLQTADDRTKRQ encoded by the coding sequence ATGAAACACTTGCTCTTAACTTTGATTCACTGTGCGATACTCAGCGTGAGTTATGCTGAACCAGTAGCCGCTTCCCTCCGCGATATTCCAGTGCTTTATGAGACGGACATCGTGGTGGCGGGCGGGTCCAGCGCGGCCGTAGCCGCCGCCTGTGCTGCCGCACAGCATGGCGCGCAAGTTGTGCTGATTGCTCCCCGCCCTTACCTGGGCGACGACCTTTGCGGCCAACAGCATTTATGGCTGGCCGAGGGCGAACTGCCGGAATCCGAGCTTGCCCGCAGTTTGTTCCCCGATGGCCGGGTGACCACGCCCTTCGCGGTCAAGAACGCGCTCGATCAGGCCTTGCTCAAGCGTGGGGTGCGTTACCTGACCGGCTGTTATGCGACCGATTTGCTGGTGGATGGCCAAGGCCGGGCCAGCGGCGTGGTCATGGTTAACCGCAGCGGCAGCCAGGCCATCAAGGCCAAAGTGGTCATTGATGGCACCCGCCAGGCACTGCTCGCGCGTCAAGTCGGCGCGCAATTTCGGCCGTTTACGCCAGGTGAGCAAGCATTTCAGTTCACGGTGGTGGGCGGCGAGTTGCAGTCGGGACCCGGTCTCCTCGGACGCAAACTGGATATCGCCTTCAAAAATCCCAATAGTGGTCGAAACACCAACGGTTACCCGGTCTATGAATACGCTGCCCAAATCCCCATAAGCGACAGTAGTTATGCCTCATTCGCACACGCCGAGCAGACGCTTCGCAATCTGGTGTCCGGCGTGGGCATGCTGGATTGTTCGGAATATGCATTGAACTTTCCTGCCGACACGCTGATCGGAGAACGGAGGGTGGAGAGCGACTGGCCCGGCGCAGCGCGCTGTGAGGTGGGCGTGTTTCGTCCAAAGGGATCATCCCGACTCTATGTTTTAAGCGAATACGCCGACGTATGCGCGAAAGCACGGCCTGGGATGATGCGTCCGCTCGCATTCCTGGCGGTAGGCGAATTGGTAGGTAATGCTGCAGCCTTGGAATCCAAGCCATTGACCATTCCAGCGGAAGTACGACTGCCGGGTGAACCGGCTCAAACCGGATCGACATCAACCATTGGTGAACCGCGCAATGTAATGATGCCGACGGGTAAAACCGGCGTGATCCAGGTCGGCACGCGCGTATTGCCGGTTCTGGGCGATTACGATGTGGTGGTGGTCGGTGGTGGGACAGCCGGGGCACCTGCCGGAATCGGAGCGGCCAGGTGCGGTGCCAAGACCCTGGTGATTGAGTACTTGGATGAATTGGGTGGGGTCGGCACCGCCGGCTTGATTGGTTCTTACTGGTACGGCAACCGGAACGGCTTCACCAAGGAAATCGAGGCCGCCACCAGCGGTGAAAAACGCTGGTCTCTTGCCCGCAAGGCGGGCTGGAATGTTATTCAGAAATCAGAGTGGCTTCGCCGCGAACTATTGAAATCCAACGCCGACATTTGGTTTAACTCCTTCGGCTGCGGTGCGCTCTTGGAAAACGGTAAGGTAACCGGGGTGGTTGTGGTCACCCCCTTTGGTCGCGGGGTGGTGCGTGCCAAAACCGTGATTGATGCCACCGGCAACGCGGATATCGCCGATTGCGCCGGGGCGGAAACTCAATTCGGCGTTGCGGCGGGCGGAATGTTATCGGTCCAACTGGCTGGCTATCCGCATCGCAACCTGGGCGACAACGGCAACAACACCTGCTACGCCATGGTGGATGACACCAGTGTTTGGGACATCTGGCACCTGATGACCTGGGCCCGTACGCAAAGAGACAAGGCGGCACCCTACGATATGGGGCAGTTACTCGATTCACGGGAACGCCGCCGGATCGTTGCGGATTACATGCTCACCACTCCGGATATCCTGAATCATCGGTCATTCCCCGATACGATCAGCCATCATAAAAGCAACTTCGATGCCGCCGCATTCCCAACCTCGCCCATGTTACTGGTCAAAGACATGAAGGGGCCAGCGTACGAGGTGGATCTGCCTTATCGCAGCCTGCTTCCCAAAGGGTTGGACGGAATTCTGGTTACCGGCCTGGGCGCGGGTGCGGAGCGCGATGCCATGACCCTTATTCGGATGCAATCGGACCTGCAAAATCAAGGGTATGCCGCTGGCGTGGCGGCGGCGACGGCGTCCGCGAATGGCGGGCAGACCCGGGCAATAGACATCAAAAAGCTCCAACAACAACTCGTCGCCCAGGGCATCTTGGACGAGCGGGTGCTCACAAACAAAGACTCCTATCCGATGAACCAGGCGGCCATTGAAAAGGCTGTTGCGGATGTTAGCGGCATGAGCCGCGAGATTAAACAAACCAGGACGATCACCGACCCATTCATTTTCAGTCTTGCCGTAATCATGGCGCATCCGGATTCATCTCGCCCGCATCTCCAACAAGCGCACCACGCATCAACCGCCGCAGAGAAGAAGTTAACCTACGCGATCATCCTCGGAATTCTCGGCGACAAAACTGGTGCCCCCACGCTGATTGCATCCTTGGAAAATGCCAAAGGCTGGGATAAGGGTTTCGGCCTTACCTCGCATCGTGAATCGGACAACACCTTCAGCGAATTGGACCGCCAGATTATCGCACTGGGATTCAGTGGCGCACCGGAAGGCCTGACGGCCATTGTCGCGAAACTCAAACTACTGAAACCCGATAGCGAACTATCGCATTATATCGCCATCGCCATGGCCTTGCGACATTACGACCACCCTAAGAATGCAACGGAACCGCTGGCGCGCCTGTTGAACGCACCGGGATTTACCGGCCATGTCATGACCAATGCCATTGAACTGCCAGCAGGCAAGGTGGTCAAACGCGACCTTGCCACCACCCTCCCGGACACCAGCCTGAACGCCGCATTCAAGGAACTCCTGATCGCGGGAATGCTGGTCCATTGCGGTGATCAGGCGAGCATGGGGCGAAAAATTCTCGAACAATACCGCGGTGGTATTGGGGGTCACTTTGCCCGCTATGCGCAGTACGTGCTTCAAACGGCGGATGACCGTACAAAACGACAATAA